A window from Calliopsis andreniformis isolate RMS-2024a chromosome 5, iyCalAndr_principal, whole genome shotgun sequence encodes these proteins:
- the LOC143178916 gene encoding uncharacterized protein LOC143178916 isoform X1, which yields MDTSGVILNLVQKATIKTEINEKNLSSCELNNHDDSPPPKQSKMIKNSFSCNLPTKPCEDCKKGKIDEPMFRVSLMTNDEDLECDKENGLRKKIRVEAKQVCRNREKCDEEEKIFVLQQLGRSQIRPEELPAFLCIDGRIADSSGVKRKIPRPANAFMLFANEWRKKLAAENPRESNKDISVRLGILWKNMTKDVKEKYFALAREVDAEHKRKYPDYVYNPKEARLRKAMREQSRELSRRSILQSAIARAGVIAGPVASAGFLDHQHRFGCVSTAGLPISSPVESDRVAEPWFQAQPRTKPIHSPRMTDWYGNVTDPIGRLQVMGTMHQRGLDKCKDPIRSQAGVVTAADCGTNFSNSGYSVDFNDLNRERDLRRQENIAEYAEFTEGQKWHPYQNGGNAHQHPRSPHPSQMGGILHPNVQSPSSHGPGPWGQFCHGVLPHAPAMPRNIGVRGPRHTVLLRDRLSGRHCGFPEESARLAYAPNKLDVDNVRGSYSSPEHQMPRLLESSVDSIVDAAPSSRARREDEGPRWEPNAINNGISMDNLTTTTQQESSVVREKEREPRRPIERFEPKKKTVSKQPLPGFHQAFGSTEIGRFSRSEFFVNMVGESGGTVDVVDAENTNLHPKTYLSAPVIFPFSPRSCGILGASTAIHRIAENGEILSRIIPDECCWFTSQSRCGVSRMSDNVVNCTAFLDCSHRARDKEWFCQSNTVIHPSGMQALLRQREHCESFVNERSDGNYIVIGAPGNGSLNNIGSITDEEFANEARKQATLKMQEDGSPKHSDSSARNDGND from the exons ATGGACACGTCTGGAGTGATTTTAAATCTTGTACAAAAAG CTACCATCAAAACAGAAATTAACGAGAAGAATTTGAGCAGCTGTGAGCTTAACAATCATGACGATAGTCCACCTCCTAAACAGTCAAAGATGATAAAAAATTCTTTCTCTTGCAATCTCCCCACGAAACCCTGCGAGGATTGCAAAAAGGGGAAGATAGATGAACCAATGTTCAGGGTTTCTCTGATGACGAACGACGAGGATTTGGAATGTGACAAGGAGAAcggattgaggaagaagattcgAGTGGAGGCGAAGCAAGTCTGTCGCAATCGAGAGAAGTGCGACGAGGAGGAGAAGATTTTCGTGCTGCAGCAACTTGGTCGATCGCAGATTCGGCCAGAAGAGCTCCCTGCTTTTCTATGCATCGACGGCAGGATCGCCGATTCGAGCGGGGTTAAACGGAAAATTCCGAGGCCAGCGAACGCTTTCATGCTCTTCGCAAACGAATGGCGCAAGAAGCTTGCTGCTGAGAATCCTCGAGAATCGAACAAAGATATTAGCGTCAG GCTGGGAATTCTCTGGAAGAATATGACGAAGGATGTGAAGGAAAAGTACTTCGCGCTGGCTCGGGAAGTGGACGCAGAGCACAAGAGGAAGTATCCAG ATTACGTGTACAATCCGAAAGAGGCGAGGTTGCGGAAAGCGATGCGTGAGCAGAGTCGCGAGCTGTCAAGACGGTCGATCCTGCAGAGCGCGATCGCTCGGGCGGGCGTGATCGCGGGCCCAGTCGCGTCCGCTGGTTTCCTGGACCATCAGCATCGTTTCGGCTGCGTGTCCACCGCTGGTTTACCAATCAGTTCACCCGTGGAGTCGGACCGAGTCGCAGAGCCATGGTTCCAGGCGCAGCCACGTACGAAGCCCATTCACTCGCCGCGAATGACCGATTGGTACGGGAACGTAACCGATCCGATCGGGAGGCTCCAAGTGATGGGAACGATGCACCAGCGTGGCCTGGATAAGTGCAAAGACCCGATCAGGAGTCAGGCTGGCGTAGTCACAGCCGCGGATTGCGGTACTAATTTCTCGAACAGCGGATATTCCGTCGATTTTAACGATCTTAATCGGGAAAGGGATTTGAGGAGACAAGAAAACATCGCGGAGTATGCCGAGTTCACTGAGGGTCAGAAATGGCATCCCTATCAG AATGGTGGAAATGCTCACCAACATCCCAGGTCGCCTCATCCCTCCCAGATGGGTGGTATTCTTCATCCGAACGTTCAAAGTCCGAGCTCGCATGGACCTGGACCGTGGGGCCAATTTTGTCACGGCGTATTACCAC ACGCACCAGCTATGCCACGAAACATTGGAGTTCGCGGACCACGACACACCGTTTTGTTACGGGATCGTTTGTCTGGCAGACATTGCGGTTTCCCTGAGGAATCAGCACGGTTAGCGTATGCTCCGAACAAACTCGACGTAGATAACGTCAGAGGATCGTATTCATCTCCCGAACACCAG ATGCCAAGATTACTGGAATCGTCAGTCGATTCTATCGTGGACGCTGCACCCTCTTCGAGAGCTCGTCGAGAGGATGAAGGACCCAGGTGGGAGCCGAATGCCATTAACAATGGAATTTCCATGGATAATTTAACAACGACAACG CAGCAAGAATCCAGCGTGGTACGCGAAAAGGAACGCGAGCCACGACGACCCATCGAACGGTTCGAGCCAAAGAAGAAGACTGTCAGCAAGCAACCGTTGCCTGGGTTCCATCAGGCGTTCGGCTCGACCGAGATCGGCAGGTTCTCCAGGTCGGAGTTCTTCGTGAACATGGTGGGCGAGAGCGGCGGAACAGTGGACGTCGTCGACGCTGAGAACACTAAT CTACACCCAAAGACATACCTGTCCGCTCCTGTCATCTTCCCATTTTCGCCGAGGTCCTGCGGAATTCTAGGAGCTTCGACCGCCATTCACAGGATTGCAGAAAACGGTGAAATTTTGTCGCGAATCATTCCCGATGAGTGTTGCTGGTTCACCTCTCAATCGAGATGTGGAGTATCAAGAATGTCAGACAACGTGGTG AATTGTACAGCATTTTTGGACTGTTCCCATCGCGCAAGAGATAAAGAATGGTTCTGTCAAAGCAACACAGTGATCCATCCGTCGGGGATGCAAGCTCTGCTGCGTCAAAGGGAACACTGCGAATCCTTCGTGAACGAGCGAAGCGATGGAAATTACATAGTGATCGGAGCCCCTGGTAACGGAAGTCTTAACAATATCGGTAGTATCACGGACGAGGAATTTGCTAATGAAGCTAGGAAGCAGGCTACCCTGAAGATGCAAGAAGATGGCTCACCGAAACATTCTGATAGCTCTGCACGGAACGATGGAAACGATTGA
- the LOC143178916 gene encoding uncharacterized protein LOC143178916 isoform X3: protein MDCCNYVEAYAGGGHFYQQQHYFCYDNANTGYTGYDPPPISGTIEPAARYNGAMPPAYPTDYVYNPKEARLRKAMREQSRELSRRSILQSAIARAGVIAGPVASAGFLDHQHRFGCVSTAGLPISSPVESDRVAEPWFQAQPRTKPIHSPRMTDWYGNVTDPIGRLQVMGTMHQRGLDKCKDPIRSQAGVVTAADCGTNFSNSGYSVDFNDLNRERDLRRQENIAEYAEFTEGQKWHPYQNGGNAHQHPRSPHPSQMGGILHPNVQSPSSHGPGPWGQFCHGVLPHAPAMPRNIGVRGPRHTVLLRDRLSGRHCGFPEESARLAYAPNKLDVDNVRGSYSSPEHQMPRLLESSVDSIVDAAPSSRARREDEGPRWEPNAINNGISMDNLTTTTQQESSVVREKEREPRRPIERFEPKKKTVSKQPLPGFHQAFGSTEIGRFSRSEFFVNMVGESGGTVDVVDAENTNLHPKTYLSAPVIFPFSPRSCGILGASTAIHRIAENGEILSRIIPDECCWFTSQSRCGVSRMSDNVVNCTAFLDCSHRARDKEWFCQSNTVIHPSGMQALLRQREHCESFVNERSDGNYIVIGAPGNGSLNNIGSITDEEFANEARKQATLKMQEDGSPKHSDSSARNDGND from the exons ATGGACTGCTGCAACTACGTCGAGGCTTACGCGGGAGGGGGACACTTTTATCAGCAGCAACACTATTTCTGCTACGATAACGCGAACACTGGCTACACCGGCTACGATCCGCCCCCGATCTCCGGCACGATCGAGCCTGCCGCGCGATACAATGGAGCAATGCCACCTGCTTACCCTACAG ATTACGTGTACAATCCGAAAGAGGCGAGGTTGCGGAAAGCGATGCGTGAGCAGAGTCGCGAGCTGTCAAGACGGTCGATCCTGCAGAGCGCGATCGCTCGGGCGGGCGTGATCGCGGGCCCAGTCGCGTCCGCTGGTTTCCTGGACCATCAGCATCGTTTCGGCTGCGTGTCCACCGCTGGTTTACCAATCAGTTCACCCGTGGAGTCGGACCGAGTCGCAGAGCCATGGTTCCAGGCGCAGCCACGTACGAAGCCCATTCACTCGCCGCGAATGACCGATTGGTACGGGAACGTAACCGATCCGATCGGGAGGCTCCAAGTGATGGGAACGATGCACCAGCGTGGCCTGGATAAGTGCAAAGACCCGATCAGGAGTCAGGCTGGCGTAGTCACAGCCGCGGATTGCGGTACTAATTTCTCGAACAGCGGATATTCCGTCGATTTTAACGATCTTAATCGGGAAAGGGATTTGAGGAGACAAGAAAACATCGCGGAGTATGCCGAGTTCACTGAGGGTCAGAAATGGCATCCCTATCAG AATGGTGGAAATGCTCACCAACATCCCAGGTCGCCTCATCCCTCCCAGATGGGTGGTATTCTTCATCCGAACGTTCAAAGTCCGAGCTCGCATGGACCTGGACCGTGGGGCCAATTTTGTCACGGCGTATTACCAC ACGCACCAGCTATGCCACGAAACATTGGAGTTCGCGGACCACGACACACCGTTTTGTTACGGGATCGTTTGTCTGGCAGACATTGCGGTTTCCCTGAGGAATCAGCACGGTTAGCGTATGCTCCGAACAAACTCGACGTAGATAACGTCAGAGGATCGTATTCATCTCCCGAACACCAG ATGCCAAGATTACTGGAATCGTCAGTCGATTCTATCGTGGACGCTGCACCCTCTTCGAGAGCTCGTCGAGAGGATGAAGGACCCAGGTGGGAGCCGAATGCCATTAACAATGGAATTTCCATGGATAATTTAACAACGACAACG CAGCAAGAATCCAGCGTGGTACGCGAAAAGGAACGCGAGCCACGACGACCCATCGAACGGTTCGAGCCAAAGAAGAAGACTGTCAGCAAGCAACCGTTGCCTGGGTTCCATCAGGCGTTCGGCTCGACCGAGATCGGCAGGTTCTCCAGGTCGGAGTTCTTCGTGAACATGGTGGGCGAGAGCGGCGGAACAGTGGACGTCGTCGACGCTGAGAACACTAAT CTACACCCAAAGACATACCTGTCCGCTCCTGTCATCTTCCCATTTTCGCCGAGGTCCTGCGGAATTCTAGGAGCTTCGACCGCCATTCACAGGATTGCAGAAAACGGTGAAATTTTGTCGCGAATCATTCCCGATGAGTGTTGCTGGTTCACCTCTCAATCGAGATGTGGAGTATCAAGAATGTCAGACAACGTGGTG AATTGTACAGCATTTTTGGACTGTTCCCATCGCGCAAGAGATAAAGAATGGTTCTGTCAAAGCAACACAGTGATCCATCCGTCGGGGATGCAAGCTCTGCTGCGTCAAAGGGAACACTGCGAATCCTTCGTGAACGAGCGAAGCGATGGAAATTACATAGTGATCGGAGCCCCTGGTAACGGAAGTCTTAACAATATCGGTAGTATCACGGACGAGGAATTTGCTAATGAAGCTAGGAAGCAGGCTACCCTGAAGATGCAAGAAGATGGCTCACCGAAACATTCTGATAGCTCTGCACGGAACGATGGAAACGATTGA
- the Park gene encoding E3 ubiquitin-protein ligase parkin, which translates to MSFFFDFIRNVFLTMLQLIWFGKRRITNSLSIYIKTNTGNTLVVDLDPKWDIKNVKEVIASRMETSPEDIKIIFAGKELHNSTTIEECDLGQQSVLHAIRTAPQKLNRSRDTNTIDESSELSELNDSGSKPLNETLTDLPLDESGLQESSSTEEHQENRAHFFVFCSAPCKAVTRGKLRVRCATCNSGAVTVDRDPQCWPDVLLPKRITVHCENDLCPAPMSFSDSDTESQVLYAHFYFKCARHPSLGEKDEAVPLYLIKPNLRKIPCLACTDIRDTVLVFPCEAGHVTCLDCFRDYCSVRLRERQFQFDETKGYYTLPCPAGCPNSFIPEVHHFHLLSPQQYEQYQRFSTEEYVLRAGGLLCPRPDCGMGIIPSSPDDGSSDECRRIQCIGGCGYVFCRRCLQGFHVGECELQPSESSNTVHKSDGYSIDPVKAKDAKWDEASKKTIQISTKPCPKCRTPTERDGGCMHMVCTRGGCGYHWCWVCQTEWTRDCMGNHWFG; encoded by the exons ATGAGCTTTTTTTTCGACTTCATACGAAATGTGTTCTTGACAATGTTGCAATTAATTTGGTTCGGCAAGCGACGAATAACAAATTCATTAAGCATATACATTAAAACGAACACAGGAAACACACTTGTTGTTGATTTAGATCCAAAATGGGACATAAAGAACGTGAAAGAGGTAATAGCTTCCCGAATGGAAACATCGCCAGAagatataaaaattatatttgcTGGTAAAGAGCTGCATAATTCGACAACAATAGAA GAATGTGACTTAGGACAACAAAGTGTCTTACATGCAATTCGAACTGCGCCTCAAAAACTGAATAGGAGTAGAGATACAAATACTATTGATGAGTCTTCAGAGTTATCTGAGTTGAATGACAGCGGTAGCAAGCCCCTGAATGAGACTCTTACAGATTTGCCTTTGGACGAGTCAGGTCTACAAGAAAGTTCATCTACGGAAG AGCATCAAGAAAATCGAGCACATTTCTTTGTATTCTGTTCTGCACCTTGCAAAGCAGTCACAAGAGGAAAATTAAGAGTGCGATGTGCAACTTGTAATAGTGGTGCGGTTACAGTAGACAGAGATCCTCAATGTTGGCCAGATGTATTATTACCTAAAAGAATAACAGTTCACTGTGAAAATGATTTATGCCCAGCACCAATGTCATTCTCTGACAGTGATACAGAGTCTCAAGTTTTATATGCTCACTTTTATTTCAAATGTGCAAGACATCCGAGTCTAGGGGAAAAAGATGAAGCAGTTCCTCTTTATCTTATAAAACCAAATTTAAGGAAAATACCTTGCCTTGCTTGCACAGATATTAG AGATACAGTATTGGTATTCCCGTGTGAAGCCGGTCATGTAACTTGTCTCGATTGCTTCCGAGATTATTGTTCAGTTCGTTTAAGGGAACGTCAGTTTCAATTCGATGAAACTAAGGGATATTATACTCTTCCATGTCCAGCAGGATGTCCTAATTCTTTTATTCCTGAAGTTCACCATTTTCATCTTCTATCTCCGCAGCAG TATGAACAATATCAAAGGTTCAGTACAGAAGAGTATGTTTTACGTGCCGGTGGTCTTCTATGTCCTAGACCAGATTGTGGCATGGGTATTATACCATCATCTCCAGATGATGGTAGCAGCGATGAATGTAGGAGAATTCAATGTATAGGTGGTTGTGGG TATGTCTTCTGCAGAAGGTGTCTACAAGGATTTCATGTAGGAGAGTGTGAATTGCAGCCATCAGAATCTTCTAACACAGTGCACAAATCTGATGGTTATTCAATCGATCCAGTAAAAGCTAAAGAT GCAAAGTGGGATGAAGCTAGTAAAAAAACTATACAAATATCAACGAAACCGTGTCCAAAATGTAGAACACCAACTGAAAGAGATG GAGGATGTATGCACATGGTATGTACCAGAGGAGGTTGTGGTTATCATTGGTGTTGGGTATGTCAGACAGAGTGGACAAGAGATTGCATGGGCAATCACTGGTTTGGTTAA
- the Byn gene encoding T-domain transcriptional activator brachyenteron: protein MQPATATPSSPARSSCCERDREREIHEDRDQERNGAVRQSRATPETDREEQNDDRTVVCGQSISGMTIGGNQGLPLSLSLEDRDLWTKFQCLTNEMIVTKNGRRMFPVVKVVARGLEPKAMYTLLLEFVQVDPHRWKYVNGEWVPGGKAEVAPPNPIYIHPESPNFGSHWMKEAVSFAKVKLTNKSNGNGQIMLNSLHKYEPRVHLVRVDAVEQRTVLTYRYPETQFIAVTAYQNEEVTNLKIKYNPFAKAFLDAKERPADPQTYPQYTGTWFLPQPTMGYEYNTAIAATQNQVSVTVNNHLSNPCTVSTASHRNTCRSTPYTLRHKYIQDEQRADPYSPVQLLHSTAYVAASGWSPRSPESLQNLNPACLPPPQEWSTSPSSSPTSSSHAVFSRNTVGTASPTTATGCTLYVPSNLPSVSQDHGHCTDTSAWIHPSTLSEQQQQQQQSYLNLNLHLHHQMSSYTSVPHTGLHHSLHPNGTDTVPPVDEYVHEYQASPVQSTTPDRHPQHHHSQMLHLQPIQQAGTVSPVSVEYDAPSKEHHIPVSYSDQNADTLNDVQSDENRRYLTTVIDRHHRQEADIASNDQATAWTPLTPPPAPQTTAI, encoded by the exons ATGCAGCCCGCAACAGCCACCCCAAGTTCCCCAGCACGCTCTTCTTGCTGTGAGAGAGATAGAGAAAGGGAGATTCACGAGGATCGCGATCAGGAACGTAACGGAGCAGTGAGACAAAGTCGAGCGACGCCTGAAACTGATCGCGAAGAACAGAACGATGACCGAACAGTAGTCTGCGGGCAAAGTATTAGCGGCATGACGATTGGAGGAAATCAGGGATTGCCCCTTTCGCTGTCTCTTGAGGATCGGGATCTATGGACCAAGTTTCAATGTCTTACTAATGAAATGATTGTCACGAAGAATGGGAG GCGAATGTTCCCAGTGGTGAAGGTGGTCGCGCGAGGATTGGAACCGAAAGCCATGTACACGCTCTTGCTTGAGTTCGTCCAAGTGGATCCACATAG ATGGAAATACGTTAACGGAGAATGGGTGCCAGGTGGAAAAGCggaagttgctccaccgaatccaaTTTATATTCATCCAGAAAGTCCCAATTTCGGATCCCATTGGATGAAAGAGGCAGTGTCGTTTGCTAAAGTAAAGTTGACGAACAAATCTAACGGGAACGGCCAGATCATGTTGAATTCGTTACACAAATACGAACCTCGAGTTCATCTAGTCCGTGTGGATGCAGTGGAGCAAAGAACG GTTCTGACGTATCGCTATCCCGAGACACAGTTCATAGCTGTGACCGCCTATCAAAACGAAGAAGTGACGAACTTAAAGATCAAGTACAATCCCTTTGCGAAAGCGTTTCTCGATGCCAAGGAAAGGCCTGCTGATCCTCAGACTTATCCACAAT ACACAGGTACTTGGTTTCTACCACAGCCTACTATGGGATACGAATACAACACAGCTATTGCAGCTACACAAAATCAAGTGTCCGTGACGGTTAATAATCACCTCTCTAATCCTTGCACTGTTTCTACTGCTAGCCATAGGAATACCTGCAGATCGACACCTTACACTTTGAGACACAAGTACATTCAAGATG AGCAACGTGCGGATCCATACAGTCCAGTACAACTGTTGCATTCAACAGCGTATGTGGCAGCATCAGGGTGGTCACCAAGAAGTCCCGAATCTCTTCAAAATTTAAATCCAGCTTGTTTGCCGCCTCCTCAAGAATGGTCCACGTCTCCTTCATCATCTCCAACTTCATCTTCGCACGCAGTATTCAGTAGGAATACTGTTGGGACAGCATCTCCAACCACAGCTACTGGATGCACTTTATATGTCCCATCTAACTTACCTTCCGTTTCTCAAGACCATGGCCATTGTACAGATACCTCTGCTTGGATTCATCCCTCCACTCTTTCAgagcagcaacaacagcaacaacaatCTTACTTGAACTTGAACCTACATTTACATCATCAGATGTCATCCTACACTTCTGTTCCACACACCGGATTACATCATTCTTTGCATCCAAATGGTACAGATACAGTTCCTCCAGTTGACGAGTACGTGCACGAGTACCAAGCGTCTCCTGTTCAATCGACGACACCTGACCGTCATCCACAGCATCATCATTCTCAAATGTTGCATTTACAACCGATTCAACAGGCTGGAACAGTGTCTCCTGTTAGTGTCGAATACGACGCCCCTTCAAAGGAACATCACATACCCGTTAGTTACTCGGATCAAAACGCAGATACATTGAATGATGTTCAATCAGATGAGAACCGAAGATATCTCACCACAGTTATTGATAGACATCATAGACAAGAGGCAGATATCGCGTCCAATGATCAAGCCACTGCTTGGACTCCATTAACACCACCACCTGCTCCACAAACTACAGCAATTTGA
- the LOC143178916 gene encoding uncharacterized protein LOC143178916 isoform X2 codes for MDTSGVILNLVQKATIKTEINEKNLSSCELNNHDDSPPPKQSKMIKNSFSCNLPTKPCEDCKKGKIDEPMFRVSLMTNDEDLECDKENGLRKKIRVEAKQVCRNREKCDEEEKIFVLQQLGRSQIRPEELPAFLCIDGRIADSSGVKRKIPRPANAFMLFANEWRKKLAAENPRESNKDISVRLGILWKNMTKDVKEKYFALAREVDAEHKRKYPDYVYNPKEARLRKAMREQSRELSRRSILQSAIARAGVIAGPVASAGFLDHQHRFGCVSTAGLPISSPVESDRVAEPWFQAQPRTKPIHSPRMTDWYGNVTDPIGRLQVMGTMHQRGLDKCKDPIRSQAGVVTAADCGTNFSNSGYSVDFNDLNRERDLRRQENIAEYAEFTEGQKWHPYQNGGNAHQHPRSPHPSQMGGILHPNVQSPSSHGPGPWGQFCHGVLPHAPAMPRNIGVRGPRHTVLLRDRLSGRHCGFPEESARLAYAPNKLDVDNVRGSYSSPEHQMPRLLESSVDSIVDAAPSSRARREDEGPRWEPNAINNGISMDNLTTTTQESSVVREKEREPRRPIERFEPKKKTVSKQPLPGFHQAFGSTEIGRFSRSEFFVNMVGESGGTVDVVDAENTNLHPKTYLSAPVIFPFSPRSCGILGASTAIHRIAENGEILSRIIPDECCWFTSQSRCGVSRMSDNVVNCTAFLDCSHRARDKEWFCQSNTVIHPSGMQALLRQREHCESFVNERSDGNYIVIGAPGNGSLNNIGSITDEEFANEARKQATLKMQEDGSPKHSDSSARNDGND; via the exons ATGGACACGTCTGGAGTGATTTTAAATCTTGTACAAAAAG CTACCATCAAAACAGAAATTAACGAGAAGAATTTGAGCAGCTGTGAGCTTAACAATCATGACGATAGTCCACCTCCTAAACAGTCAAAGATGATAAAAAATTCTTTCTCTTGCAATCTCCCCACGAAACCCTGCGAGGATTGCAAAAAGGGGAAGATAGATGAACCAATGTTCAGGGTTTCTCTGATGACGAACGACGAGGATTTGGAATGTGACAAGGAGAAcggattgaggaagaagattcgAGTGGAGGCGAAGCAAGTCTGTCGCAATCGAGAGAAGTGCGACGAGGAGGAGAAGATTTTCGTGCTGCAGCAACTTGGTCGATCGCAGATTCGGCCAGAAGAGCTCCCTGCTTTTCTATGCATCGACGGCAGGATCGCCGATTCGAGCGGGGTTAAACGGAAAATTCCGAGGCCAGCGAACGCTTTCATGCTCTTCGCAAACGAATGGCGCAAGAAGCTTGCTGCTGAGAATCCTCGAGAATCGAACAAAGATATTAGCGTCAG GCTGGGAATTCTCTGGAAGAATATGACGAAGGATGTGAAGGAAAAGTACTTCGCGCTGGCTCGGGAAGTGGACGCAGAGCACAAGAGGAAGTATCCAG ATTACGTGTACAATCCGAAAGAGGCGAGGTTGCGGAAAGCGATGCGTGAGCAGAGTCGCGAGCTGTCAAGACGGTCGATCCTGCAGAGCGCGATCGCTCGGGCGGGCGTGATCGCGGGCCCAGTCGCGTCCGCTGGTTTCCTGGACCATCAGCATCGTTTCGGCTGCGTGTCCACCGCTGGTTTACCAATCAGTTCACCCGTGGAGTCGGACCGAGTCGCAGAGCCATGGTTCCAGGCGCAGCCACGTACGAAGCCCATTCACTCGCCGCGAATGACCGATTGGTACGGGAACGTAACCGATCCGATCGGGAGGCTCCAAGTGATGGGAACGATGCACCAGCGTGGCCTGGATAAGTGCAAAGACCCGATCAGGAGTCAGGCTGGCGTAGTCACAGCCGCGGATTGCGGTACTAATTTCTCGAACAGCGGATATTCCGTCGATTTTAACGATCTTAATCGGGAAAGGGATTTGAGGAGACAAGAAAACATCGCGGAGTATGCCGAGTTCACTGAGGGTCAGAAATGGCATCCCTATCAG AATGGTGGAAATGCTCACCAACATCCCAGGTCGCCTCATCCCTCCCAGATGGGTGGTATTCTTCATCCGAACGTTCAAAGTCCGAGCTCGCATGGACCTGGACCGTGGGGCCAATTTTGTCACGGCGTATTACCAC ACGCACCAGCTATGCCACGAAACATTGGAGTTCGCGGACCACGACACACCGTTTTGTTACGGGATCGTTTGTCTGGCAGACATTGCGGTTTCCCTGAGGAATCAGCACGGTTAGCGTATGCTCCGAACAAACTCGACGTAGATAACGTCAGAGGATCGTATTCATCTCCCGAACACCAG ATGCCAAGATTACTGGAATCGTCAGTCGATTCTATCGTGGACGCTGCACCCTCTTCGAGAGCTCGTCGAGAGGATGAAGGACCCAGGTGGGAGCCGAATGCCATTAACAATGGAATTTCCATGGATAATTTAACAACGACAACG CAAGAATCCAGCGTGGTACGCGAAAAGGAACGCGAGCCACGACGACCCATCGAACGGTTCGAGCCAAAGAAGAAGACTGTCAGCAAGCAACCGTTGCCTGGGTTCCATCAGGCGTTCGGCTCGACCGAGATCGGCAGGTTCTCCAGGTCGGAGTTCTTCGTGAACATGGTGGGCGAGAGCGGCGGAACAGTGGACGTCGTCGACGCTGAGAACACTAAT CTACACCCAAAGACATACCTGTCCGCTCCTGTCATCTTCCCATTTTCGCCGAGGTCCTGCGGAATTCTAGGAGCTTCGACCGCCATTCACAGGATTGCAGAAAACGGTGAAATTTTGTCGCGAATCATTCCCGATGAGTGTTGCTGGTTCACCTCTCAATCGAGATGTGGAGTATCAAGAATGTCAGACAACGTGGTG AATTGTACAGCATTTTTGGACTGTTCCCATCGCGCAAGAGATAAAGAATGGTTCTGTCAAAGCAACACAGTGATCCATCCGTCGGGGATGCAAGCTCTGCTGCGTCAAAGGGAACACTGCGAATCCTTCGTGAACGAGCGAAGCGATGGAAATTACATAGTGATCGGAGCCCCTGGTAACGGAAGTCTTAACAATATCGGTAGTATCACGGACGAGGAATTTGCTAATGAAGCTAGGAAGCAGGCTACCCTGAAGATGCAAGAAGATGGCTCACCGAAACATTCTGATAGCTCTGCACGGAACGATGGAAACGATTGA